GGGGTGGAAAAATTCTGGAGAATATATTCGAAAAGATAATCTTCCCATAGGTGAGAGACATCCGGTCCGATGCGGATGGCGTCGCACAAGCCAAGCGCGGGAAGGATGGGCACCCCGCAGGTTAAGAGGTAGGCGTCCTCACCCAGGGCTTCCCGCATTTTGCCAAGCACGTTACGGAATGCCAGTTCGCGGGGTATGCGTGCATGCCGGACCCCATTCATCGCCCCTCCGTAAAGGAAGTCCAATTTTATGTAGTCAAAGCCCCAGCGGCGCACCCGGCTCATGAGGTCGACCAGCCACGAGATTACGTCAGGATGCGTCACGTCTAGTGTGTAGATATTGTGCCCCCAAACGTTAAATCCAGTTGTGACATAATTCCCCGCCTCATCTTTTACAACCCAGTCTTCATGATCGGCGAAAAGTGTTGAGCTGTCTGAAATCAATAATGGCGCCAGCCAGAGCCCGGCTGTCCTGCCTGTGGATTTGATCTTGTCCGCCATCGCGGCCATGCCCGAAGGGAATTTTTCATTCGGTTCCCAATCTCCGATATCCTTCTGCCAGCCGTCGTCGATTTGAATTGCATCGAAGGGCAGATCGCCTAATAAGTCGATCGTCTGAATCAAATTCCTTTCGGTGATATAGGAATAGAATCCGTACCAGGAACACCATACGCGTGGTGAAGCAGGCTTTCCCGTGATCCCGAAACGCTTGCCCAATAGTGCAGTGTATTCGCTGAAGACCGAATCTTCGTCTCCGTAGGCACAGAGCCATTCTGCTTCACCCGCCTCGCTGCGCCCTTGGAGTTGATTCGCTTTCAGAAAAACATGCGTATCCGTGGAAAGCGCGCCAAGGATGAGGACTTTGCCATTGGAAAATTCAACGGCGCCGAGCCACGAACCGTGAGGGTCTTCTTCGAGCGAATAAACTGCATCGGTTTGGTAGGGGTGAAGTATATGTGGTTTTTGGATTGGGAGCGGGGAGGATACTTCCGTCCATGCGGCGAGCGACCAGGATTGCCATCCATGCCTGTAATATCGGAGTGGTGTCTCCGGCAGTTCGATTTCGATTTCTTTCGCCTTGTAGAGTTTTGTTTTCTCGATATCGGATAATTTTATGTTCATGGTCGGTTCTGCTTATTCTAAAGGAAAATTGGCTGACCATAAAAACCTACCCTTGACTATTAAAAATCCGTAAGGTATATTGTATATGTCACATTCGGAAGAGATTCCTTGTTCCCATGTATGAATTCGACAAAATAGATATAAAAATCGTCAATTTACTCCTGGAAGACGGGCGTATGTCCGCTTCTGAAATGGCTCGCCGCATGGGGGATATATCCGAACGTGCGATTCGATATCGTGTAGACAAGATGATCGAAGAGGGCGTGATCCAGATCAGCGCGGTAGTCAACCCCGAAGCGCTGGGATACAACATCAAGGCGGATGTCTGGCTGGAGGTCGAAGCGGATACAGTTTTGGATGTTGCCCGAAAAATGACATCCTTCGAAAACGTGACGTACGTAGCCTGCGGCATCGGGCAGAATGACATCAGCATTCAGGTGGTGGCAAAAGACACATCGGAGATCTACCATTTCGTCACCGAAGTGGTGCGCAAGGTCCCCGGCGTGCGAAAGACGACGACTTCCATCGTGCCGATCATTCTCAAAGATGTTTACCAGTGGAGAGTGCCTGAGCGAATAGCAAAAGAATTGCCAGAGAACGAAACAGTAACCGCATCCAAGTAATTCCGCTATGCGGCGATAAGCCGCAAACCGATAAAAGGAGCTAGCATGTTCGGTTCAAAGACTCAGGCGCTGCAGAGGCGCGCACTTAAGGTTGCACCGCTTGGGGTGAATTCCAATTTTCGATATTGGGGGGAGGGTATCACCCCTTACGTTCAGAAAGCCAAGGGCGGCTATTTGTGGGACGTGGACGACAAAAAATACATCGATTATCGCATGGCGTTCGGTCCAATCATCCTGGGCCACTCTTATGACGAGGTGGATCAGAAGGTTATCGAAGAGATTCAAAAAGGTGTCCTGTTCGCCATGACGGGCGAACTCGAGATCGCTGTGGAAGAAATGATCGCAGAGATGGCTCCCGCTGTGGAGATGGTTCGTCTCGCGTGTTCAGGCACCGAAGCGACCATGCATGCCATCCGTGTGGCGCGCGCCTTTACCGGGCGGGATTTGATTTTGAAGTTCGAAGGAAATTATCACGGCTTCCATGACCATACTTTGTGGTCCACCTATGCGCCTGCTGAAGCCTATGGCAATCGCCGCAGTCCCATCCCGGTTCCAGCTTCGTCGGGAATTCCCAAGTCCATGCGCGAATTCATCATTACGCTGCCGTTCAACGATTTTGAAGGCTTCGAGCGGGCGATGCGTTCGTACGGGGAGCAGATCGCAGCGGTGATTTCAGAGCCGTGCCAGGGCAATTGTGCAGCGATCAATCCGCAGGATGGATTCCTCGAATTGATCCGGAAGAAGACGGAAGAATACGGCTGTGTCTTTATCCTGGATGAAGTGAAGACGGGATTCCGCATCGCCAATGGCGGGGCGCAGGAATATTACCGCCTCAAACCGGACCTCGCGACTTATGCCAAAGCCCTGGGCAATGGCTACCCGATCGCTGCCTTCGGCGGCAAAAAAGAGATCATGTCCATAATCGGGCACGGTGTGGCACAAGGCGGGACCTATACCAACAACAAACCTGGCGTGGCTGGCGCGTATGCGACATTGAACCTGATCAAGTCCAAACCGATCCTTAAAACCATCGAAAAACGCGGTCAACGCCTGATGGACGGCTTGAAGGAAATCTTCGAAGAGAACGATATCCCAGCCGTGTTCACCGGCTACCCGGCAATGTTCTCCTTCTCGCTCGGCGTCGAATCGGTGACTTGTCAACGCGACTGGCAGGAAAGCGACCGCGACCTGTATCTCAACCTGGTCGAAAAAGCCATTGAGAAAGGCATCATGCCCGACCACGATGCCCGTGAACCGTGGTTCTTATGTTATTCACACTCTGATTCTGACCTCGATGAAACGTTAAATGTTTATGCCGAGATCGTGAAGGAAGTGAAGAAGTGAACGAGTTACAAGTTTAAGGTTGCAGGTTGATGGTTTAACTTTCGGCTTGCATCCTTAAACTTCAAACCGAGGAAACCCATGTCCAAACTATCCACTCAAGAAATTGTTGATCTCAGCAAGGAATACACCTTCTTCTCCTGGTCTGTGCAGGGGCAGGTCAATCCCATTCCTGTTGAAAAGGCAGAGGGACTCTATTTCTGGGATACAGATGGAAAACGCTACATCGATTTTTCGTCGCAGTTGATGAACACCAATATCGGTCATCAGCATCCTAAGGTGGTGAAGGCCATCCAAGATCAGGCGGCAAAACTCTGTTTTGTGCATCCTGGCAATACAACCGATGTCCGCGCTTTGCTCGGCAAGAAGCTTGCGGAAGTGACGCCCGGGGATCTGAAAAAAACCTTCTTTGCCCTTGGCGGCGCGGAAGCGAACGAGAACGCCATCAAGATCGCCCGTTTCTATACGGGACGTCACAAGATCCTGGCTCGGTATCGCTCCTATCACGGAGCAACGCACGGCTCGATTTCCTTGACTGGTGATTATCGCCGCCTTGCCGTAGAACCGTCCATGCCAGGCGGAGTCCACTTCCTTGATCCATTCTGTTATCGATGTCCATTCGGGCAGAAGCCGGATTCGTGCAAGCGCGAGTGTATTTCTCATTTGGAGGAAGTCATTAAGTATGAAGGACCCGACAAGATTGCCGCGATTATCATGGAAGGCGTGGTCGGTTCAAACGGGATCATTGTCCCGCCGGATGATTATTGGCCTCGCGTCCGGGAACTGTGCGATAAGTACGGCATCCTGCTGATCTCGGACGAAGTCATGAGCGGATGGGGTCGCACGGGCAAATGGTTCGCGGTGGACAATTGGAATGTTGTTCCAGACATCATCACCACCGCCAAGGGCATCACCAGCGGTTATGCGCCGCTCGGCGCCGTGATCGTCTCTGAGAAGATCGCCAAATTCTTTGACGATAAATATTTGTATGCAGGTCTGACGTACAGCGGCCATGCGCTTTCCTGCGCCGCCGCGTTGGCAACCATCGAGGTCTATGAAGAGGACAAACTCATAGAGAACGCCGCGCTCATGGGCAAATATCTCGGCGAAGCGTTGGAAGATATCAAAGCGAGACACGTCTCGGTGGGTGATGTGCGTTACATCGGTCTGTTCTCGACGATTGAATTGGTGAACAATCGTGAAACAAAGGAAAGTTTTTCGCCAACGGTCATGGCAGAGGTGGGAAAAATCCTGCGCCAAAACGGACTCTTCACCTTTATCATGGCGAACAACATGGGGAGCATGGTCTTCGTGGTGCCGCCGCTGTGCATCAAGCAGGAACAGCTTGACGAAGGTCTGTCCATTGTGGAGAACGCGTTGGAAGTGGCAGACAAACAAGTGAAGTAATTCGACGTCCGGTATTTGTAAATCATGTGATCGAACGTCGTTTTTGGAGAATACATGGAAATCCTCAACTATATCAACGGCGAATGGGTCAAGCCCAACGTCAAAGAGCATGTGGACGTGATCAACCCGGCAACGGGACATGTCATCGCAAAGACCCCGCTCGGCACAAAAGCGGATGTGGACGCGGCAGCGAAGGCGGCAAGTGAGGCGTTTGCCTCATGGCGTAGAACGCCGGTCAATGACCGTGTGCAATATTTGTTCAAACTTCGCAATTTGATGCGTGAGAACGGCGACAAGATCGCGGAACTTATTACGAACGAATGCGGCAAGACGTTCGAAGAAGCCAAAGCCGAGATGGTGCGGGCTTATGAAAATGTGGAAGTCGCCTGCGGTATGCCGCACATGAGCAAGGGTGAATTCGTGGAAGACATTGCTCCCGGCATCGACGAGATCATGATCCGCCAGCCTGTGGGAGTGTGCGCCACCATCGCTCCGTTCAACTTTCCCGGCATGATTCCGTTCTGGTATCTGCCCTATGCGCTTGCCGCAGGCAACACCTACATCGTCAAGCCGTCTGAAAAAGTGCCGATGACGATGCAGTTCATCTTCAAACTCATCGAGCAGGTTGGCTTCCCCAAGGGAGTGGTCAATATGGTCAATGGTGCGAAAGAAACCGTGGACGGCATTCTTGAACATCCCGCCATTCGCGCCATCACCTTCGTCGGTTCGACCAACGTGGCGAAGTACATTTACTCGACCGCTGCGGCTCATGGCAAACGTGTGCAGGCACAAGGCGGAGCGAAGAATCCAGTCATTATTTTGCCCGATGCCGATATGGAGATGGCGACAAAGATCGTCGCCGACTCAGCCTTCGGGTGTGCGGGTCAGCGCTGCCTGGCGGTTTCCCTCGTTGTGACCGTTGCCGAGGCAAAGAATGAGTTTACCGAATTGATCTGTGATGCCGCCTCGTCGCGTGTGGTGGGGTACGGCATGGATTCGGGAGTCCAGATGGGACCGGTCATCAACACCGCGTCAATGGGCAGGATCGAGCAATTGATAGGACTCGGCGTTAAGGAAGGAGCAGGCGTCCCCGTGGATGGACGCGGGACGAAGGTCAAAGGCTATGAGGGTGGATCCTTCGTCCGCCCGACGATCCTGTCCGAAGTCCAGCCTGGAAGCGAGATTTGGAAGACGGAGATCTTTGGTCCCGTGCTCAGTCTCATGCATGTCAATACGATTGATGACGCCATCCAACTTGCCAACAGCGGCGTGTATGGCAACCAAGCCAGTTTGTTCACCACGAGCGGCAATGCGGCGCGCCGTTTCCGCTATGAGGTGGAGGCGGGCAACATCGGCATCAATATCGGCGTGGCGGCACCGATGGCGTTCTTCCCCTTCAGCGGCTGGAAGGACAGTTTCTTCGGCGACATGCATGGCCAAAGCACGGATGCGGTCGAGTTCTTCACGCAGAAAAAAGTAGTGGTGGAGAGGTGGCCGAAAGAATGGAGCAGGAAGTTCTAACGGAGTCGAACGTCTCCCGACGTTAACGCAAAGTCGGAAAGATTGCGCTCTGAATTGATGAGGATGTATGGCATACGACTACGAAGACGCATTGGATTATTCATCGCGCTGGCTCGATGTGATTCTTAGGAACGATTTTCCAAGCGTGGAGGAAGCGCATGGAATCATCGCTGAGTCGAAGAATAATTTTGCAGAGCATTACAACCGCAATTGGCTTGAATATCGAAAGTCGGTGACCGAGGCTGGCGATTGGGCGGCGGTCGAGTGGAGCGGTTCAGGCGCGGTGTTCAAGGACGTTTTGGGACGCGAATATCTGGATTTCCTCGGCGGCTTTGGCATGATGGACCTGGGATGGAGTCATCCCGATGTGATCCGTACGGTTAAAGCGCAGTTGGACCGCTCTCCGATGCCTTCCCAGGAGTTGCTCGATCCGTTGCGCGGTGTGCTTGCGAAATTGCTGGCGAGCATTTCACCGGGAGATTTGAAATACAGTTGGTTCGGGGCAAGTGGTACAGAAGCTAATGAAGCCGCGATGAAGATCGCCAAACTGTATACCGGCAAAACCGCGTTCATTGTGGCGGTCAAGGGCTTTCACGGCAAGACGATGGGATCGCTATCGCTAATGGGCAAATCCGATTACCGTGCCCCGATGGGACCGATGTACGCCGGTCAGGTTTATCACGTGCCATTCGGCGATGCGGATGCGGTCGAAAAGCAGCTTGAGATTTGCGACAAAGTCGGGATCGGTGTCGCAGCAGTGATGTTTGAGCCGATCCAGGGCGAATCGGGTGCGATCGTCCCGCCGGATGATTTCTGGCATCGCGTTCGTGTCGTAACGAAAAAGTATGGTGTGCTGTTAATAGCTGATGAAGTGCAAACAGGTCTGGGCCGCACCGGGAGGTTGTGGGGCGTTGAACATTGGAATGTGACCCCGGATATTTTGACCGTGGCAAAGTCATTGGGCGGCGGTGTGATGCCCATCAGTGCCGTGACGACCACTGAAGAGATCTATCGTCCGATGATGTATCCGAATCCGTTCATGCATACCACCACCACTGGCGGCGGCGCGCTGGCTTGTTCGGCGGCGATCTCGGCGATCCATGTGACTTTGCGCGAACGGCTGTGGGAGAAGGCCGCCGAAAAAGGCGATTATCTGATCGAAAAAATTAACGAACTCTCTCTGCAATATCCGCAAATTTATGAGAAAATAACAGGCAAAGGCTTGCTGATCGGCATGCACTTCAAGAATCCGGAAACCGGTTACAAGGTTGCGGCGGGTTTGTTCAAACGAAGGGTTGTTGTGGCTGGAACGCTGACCAGTGCGCAGACCATCCGCGTCGAGCCGCCGCTTGTGGTGACCCGGGAGCAGATGGATGCCTTTTTGGAGAGGCTTGAGGATACCTTGAAAGAAATCAAGTAATGAGACCTGTCAGACCTCATTTGAAAACATGTAGAAAAGAATAATATTGCAGAGACCTGACCGGTCTTCGCATCAGGAGAAGAGAGATGACGAGTGAATTTGCTGTTGAAATGCGTGATGTAGTGAAACGATTCGTAACCCCTGAGGGGAATGAAATCGCCGCTGTGGATCACGTCACCATGCAGATCAAGAACGGCGAGTTTTTCTCCATGCTCGGTTCCTCCGGATGCGGCAAGACAACCTCCCTGCGCATGATCGCAGGTTTCGAATGGCCCTCGGAAGGAGAGGTCTTTATCGAAGGCAGGCCGATGGGGCATACGCCTCCATTTCAGAGGAAGGTGAACACAGTTTTTCAGAGTTACGCCCTTTTCCAGCACATGACCGTCTATCAAAATGTGGCATTCGGGCTGGAGATGGAGGGAGCCGACAAGAGTGAAATCGATAAGCGCGTCAGACGCGCCCTGGATATGGTGCAATTAACCGGCATGGAACGCCGCCGTCCAAAACAACTCTCGGGCGGGCAGCAGCAGCGTGTGGCTGTGGCGAGGGCGTTGGTCAAGACTCCTGATGTTCTGTTGCTTGACGAACCGCTTGGCGCGCTGGATCTGAAACTCCGCAAAGAAATGCAGTTGGAACTAAAGGCGCTTCAACAACAGCTCGGCATCACATTCATTTATGTCACCCACGACCAGGAAGAGGCATTAACCATGTCCGACCGCATCGCGGTGATGAGTAAGGGGCGCGTTCAACAACTGGCGACTCCTGTGGAGATCTACGAGCGGCCCGTGAATAAATTCGTGGCGGACTTTATCGGGGAGTCGAATTTCTTCGAAGGCAGGATCAAGTCCGTCTCGAAGGATGAGGCGGTGGTCCATATCCCTGCATTGAACACGGAATTGAAGGGTTTGCCCATGTCGCGCGATTTCGTAAAAGGCGAGGATGTGGCGGTCTCCGTCCGCCCGGAGAAGATCCGGATCGTCGAGAACAACGCTAAAGTGGACGGGTTGTTCCAGGCGAAAGTGCTTACCTCCGTTTATATCGGCTCCGACACTCATGTCTATGTGGACCTTGAAGGCATCCGATTGAAGGTCATGGAGCAGAATCGCATCTCCCGCCTCGATCCCTCCTCGTTCTATTCGAAAGACCAGGTGGTCACATTGATGTTCATGCCCGAAAATACCCTTATTCTGAAAAAGGACTGACCATGCTTCAGCGATTTCGCGAAAACAAATCGATGCAGGGTACTTTTCTCGCGCTTCCCACGACGTTGTGGCTGTTCGTGCTGCTGATCATTCCCCTGTTCCTGACCCTGGTCGTGAGTTTCGGTCAGCGAAGCCCCGATGGCGACGTGATCTTTTCCTTCGGGCTTCATAATTACATCCGCCTGTTTGGATACAGCACGGATTGCCCGGGTGGACAGACTTCCTGTTTCGACCCGTTGTATGTCAATATTCTCTGGCGTTCGTTGACGCTGGCGTTCAATACAACGGTATGTGTGATCCTGCTTGCCTATCCGCTGGCGTATTTTATCGCCCGAGCGCACCCGAAACGGCGGAATATGTTCCTGTTCATGGTCTTGATTCCACTGTGGACGAATTTCGTCATCCGCGTGTATGCCTGGATGATGCTGCTCCGCAAGGAGGGCGCGATCAATATCGTGCTCGGCTGGTTTGCAAACCTTCTGGGGTTGGATTTCACGCCGCTCGAGATGCTCTACACTCCCGGCGCTGTTTTGGTGGGCATGGTGTACGAATTCCTGCCATTCATGATCCTGCCGATTTATACCTCGTTGGAGAAGATCGATAATTCGCTTTATGAAGCTGCCGCGGACCTCGGCGCGAACGCGTTCAAGACCCTGCTGCGGGTCACCCTTCCGCTCTCGATGCCCGGGGTGGTGGCAGGGACCATTCTGGTCTTCATCCCTGTCATGGGGACCTTCATCGTCTCCGACATCCTCGGAGGGCGCCAGGTCATTTTGGTCGGCAACTTAATCCAGCGTCAGTTTCTCGATGCGCGCGATCCGACGTTCGGTTCCGCGGCTTCGCTCATCCTGATGGTGATGACCCTGATCGTCACCTATTTCTATACCCGCAAATTCGGATTTGGGGAGGAGATCGTCGCCGCATGAATCCCGTACACATCCACTACAATAAAAATAGAAAGAGGTGTACGGGATGAATCCATTCAAGCGTTCCCCTCTTGTGATCGCCGCGACGACGCTCGTTTATTTCTTTCTCTATGCGCCGATCGTCATCCTGGTCCTGTATTCCTTCAACGCCTCCCGGGCGAATGTGAAATTCGAAGGTTTCATCACTTCGTTCAGCGACCGCGTCCAAATGGATGGAAGTTTTGTGGAGGCCAGCCCATGCGGTCCCTTCCACTGGTATTGCGATCTTTCGAAGAACAAAGATGTGATCGAAGCGGCGGGCAACACACTGACCATCGCCTTTACGGCTACGATTGTGGCAACCGTCATCGGTACGATGGCGGCGCTCGCGCTTCAACGATATGATTTCAAGATCAAACCTTTCTCCCAGCTTTCCCTTTACATTCCAATCGTCATCCCCGAGATCGTGATGGGAATCGGAATTCTGACCCTTTTCAGCCAGTCATTTGGGTGGTTAAATCAAGCCCTGAACCTGACCGGAGACTCCCGACTGGCACTCGGCATTGGCACGGTGACCGTCAGCCATATCGCCTTCATGGTCCCCTTCGTGACCCTCGTCGTCCAGGCTCGTTTGCAGGGCTTCGATAAATCATATGAAGAAGCCGCCATGGACCTGGGTGCAAATGAATGGACGACCTTCTGGCGGATCACATTTCCCATGATCCTTCCGGGTGTGCTTTCGGGCGCGCTGCTGGCTTTCACGCTCTCATTGGATGATTTCGTCATCACCTTCTTCACGAACGGACCCGGCTCGACCACCCTGCCGATCTATGTGTATGGCTTGTTACGGCGCATCATCACGCCGCAGGTGAACGCCCTTTCCACAGTATGGATCGCAATTGTTTTTATCGCCGTCTTATTGTTGCAATGGCTTCAGAGTCGCGAAACAAAACCGTCTCATTAATTTTTTTTTTACTGAATCACTGAATATACCTTGCAAATATGCGTTGTCAGCGGTGTTCCTGCCGCCGATTAAAGCCGCTTGGGGAGGGAATTTGTCAGGTTTATGGGAATTACCCTGGTTGATCGCCGGGTATTTTGCGCGGAAACGCGCATTCCAAATTTCACTAAAGGAGAGAAAGATGAAAGGAAAATCACTGTTCAATGTTTTCGCTGTCTTGGCCATCTTCAGTCTCGCGCTAAGCGCCTGCGGCGGGAATGGATCTCCCGAGCAGCCGGCTGGCGACGGACCCAAGGTCACATCCGCCGGGTTCGAGTGTCCTGAACCCAATCCACGCGTGGAGGTCACATCCACTGAGCTCAACCTATTCGTGTGGACGGAATACTTCCCGCAGGATATGCTGGAATGTTTCGAGCTGGTCTACGGCATCACGCTCAACCGCGATGAATATTCATCCAATGAGGAAATGTATGCCAAGGTTTCGGCCGGAGGTACCGCGTACGACCTCGTCCAGCCGACCGATTACATCGTCCCGCTCATGATCCGTCAGGGATTGGTGCAGGAACTGGATCATGCTCAGCTTCCAAATATGAAGAATATCGATTCGAATTGGATGGACCAGCCTTTCGACCCTGGTAATAAGTATTCCCTTCCATACCTGGCAGGTACAGATGCGATCGTCGTGAACACTGCAACGGTCGAAACCATCCCCACATCCTGGGCGGACCTGTGGAATCCCGAATACGCGGGGCGCATGGTATTCATTGATGATTCCCGCGCGACGATCGGGCTTACCCTGGTCACGCTCGGTTATGATCCCAACACGACCAATCCGGATGAGCTGGAAGAAGCCAAGAACAAATTGCTTGAACTGGTCCCGAACATCAAACTGTTCGACAGCGACAGTCCCAAGACCGCTTTGATCGCGGGCGATGTCGACCTTGGCATGGTATGGACGGGCGAGGCGTTCATCGCGAATCAGGAAAACCCGGATATTCAGTATATTTATCCTGAGGAAGGTCCGGTGCTCTGGCAGGATAACTGGCTCATTCTGAAGGATTCATCCCATCTGGACGCTGTATACGCCTGGCTGAACTACACCATGCAGGGAGATGTTTTCTGGCTGACGATCCGTGATTTCCAGTACACCAATCCCAACCAGGCAGCATTGGATTACGCCAAAGCAAACGAGCCGGATGTCTACAACGCCTACGCCGATTCGCCGATCACCAACCCGCCACCTGAGGTGGTCGCCAAGGGGTTTGGCATCGAGGATGTCGGTGAAGCCACGCCGCTTTATGACAACATCTGGGTGGAAGTAAAGGGCGGCAACTAACACCCGAACAGCATCATTGAACACAGACCCTGGCGCAATAGCCAGGGTCTGTGTATTTGGGGAATATTGGCAATAACCAAACAGGTAAAATTTCAATCATAATTATAACGAATTATTATAAAATTATTGACAATTAATAAAAATCGTTATAATATAGTGTTGTGGAAAGCAATATCGGCAACACCCCCCGCGACAAACTCGACGATATCGACCGCCATATTATAAACGCACTTCGGACCGATGGGCGGGTGGCATTTGCCCAGATCGCCGAACAGCTTAATGTCTCGCCCGGCATGATCCGCCAGCGTTATAACCGCCTGGTCGATCTTGGTTATCTCAAAGTTGTGGCGGTGACCAACCCCATGTTGATGGGCAAACGCACAATGGCGATGGTCGGTATCCGCACAGATGGCCGCAAGATGATGGATGTGGCAAACAAGCTCGCCAGGTTCGATGAGGTCGTTTATATCGTCGCCACCAGCGGCGGCTATGACCTGATGCTCGAAGTTTTCTGCCGCGATAACGAAGACCTGCTCACCTTCATGACCGAAAAGCTCGCCAAGGTGGACGGAGTCCGCGAGACGGAATCCTTTATCTATTTGAAGATCGTCAAGGAGATTTATTTCTGACGGATATCCGCCTCAATATGGACCTCGAGCCTGTTGTGGCATAGACAAAACTTGTCTGTCCCGGGAATTATTCCCTCGTGCAGAGCCAATCGAAAGGTTATATGAAAGTCCTTGTTCGTGTGACGAAGACCGTGGGGGACTTGTTCATAAGGATGTGTATTACCACTTCCCTGATGATTTACGTTTTTCCCGGGAATATGGCTGACGAAAATAGTCGTTACCGGTAGTTACAGTCTGCTCCGCCGCAAATCGCGGCGGGATTCATTTATCATGTCAATCTAACTCGCATGGACGCGGGTTATAAAACAAATGGAGAATAAAATCTCATGAAAGTATTGCTCGTCGGTGTTGGAGGCGTAGGCGAGGCGATCGCGGCCATTGCCAAACCGCGCAAGTGGATGGAATTGATGGTTCTGGCGGATTACAACGTCAAGCGCGCCGAAGAGGTGCAGAAAAAACTTGGCGACCCCAAACGTTTCCCGGTCGAATTCATCGATGCGGGTAAACAGGCGGATATCGAAGCGCTTGCGAAGAAATATGGGGTGGACCTGATCATGAACGCAGTCGACCCTGTATTCAACAAACAGATCTTCGACGCCGCATTTAATGTCGGTGCGACCTACATGGACATGGCGATGACGCTCTCCGAGCCGCACCCAACCGACCCATTCAATCAACCTGGCATCAA
This portion of the Anaerolineales bacterium genome encodes:
- a CDS encoding ABC transporter permease, with amino-acid sequence MLQRFRENKSMQGTFLALPTTLWLFVLLIIPLFLTLVVSFGQRSPDGDVIFSFGLHNYIRLFGYSTDCPGGQTSCFDPLYVNILWRSLTLAFNTTVCVILLAYPLAYFIARAHPKRRNMFLFMVLIPLWTNFVIRVYAWMMLLRKEGAINIVLGWFANLLGLDFTPLEMLYTPGAVLVGMVYEFLPFMILPIYTSLEKIDNSLYEAAADLGANAFKTLLRVTLPLSMPGVVAGTILVFIPVMGTFIVSDILGGRQVILVGNLIQRQFLDARDPTFGSAASLILMVMTLIVTYFYTRKFGFGEEIVAA
- a CDS encoding ABC transporter permease, producing MNPFKRSPLVIAATTLVYFFLYAPIVILVLYSFNASRANVKFEGFITSFSDRVQMDGSFVEASPCGPFHWYCDLSKNKDVIEAAGNTLTIAFTATIVATVIGTMAALALQRYDFKIKPFSQLSLYIPIVIPEIVMGIGILTLFSQSFGWLNQALNLTGDSRLALGIGTVTVSHIAFMVPFVTLVVQARLQGFDKSYEEAAMDLGANEWTTFWRITFPMILPGVLSGALLAFTLSLDDFVITFFTNGPGSTTLPIYVYGLLRRIITPQVNALSTVWIAIVFIAVLLLQWLQSRETKPSH
- a CDS encoding Lrp/AsnC family transcriptional regulator, with the translated sequence MESNIGNTPRDKLDDIDRHIINALRTDGRVAFAQIAEQLNVSPGMIRQRYNRLVDLGYLKVVAVTNPMLMGKRTMAMVGIRTDGRKMMDVANKLARFDEVVYIVATSGGYDLMLEVFCRDNEDLLTFMTEKLAKVDGVRETESFIYLKIVKEIYF
- a CDS encoding ABC transporter ATP-binding protein → MTSEFAVEMRDVVKRFVTPEGNEIAAVDHVTMQIKNGEFFSMLGSSGCGKTTSLRMIAGFEWPSEGEVFIEGRPMGHTPPFQRKVNTVFQSYALFQHMTVYQNVAFGLEMEGADKSEIDKRVRRALDMVQLTGMERRRPKQLSGGQQQRVAVARALVKTPDVLLLDEPLGALDLKLRKEMQLELKALQQQLGITFIYVTHDQEEALTMSDRIAVMSKGRVQQLATPVEIYERPVNKFVADFIGESNFFEGRIKSVSKDEAVVHIPALNTELKGLPMSRDFVKGEDVAVSVRPEKIRIVENNAKVDGLFQAKVLTSVYIGSDTHVYVDLEGIRLKVMEQNRISRLDPSSFYSKDQVVTLMFMPENTLILKKD
- a CDS encoding spermidine/putrescine ABC transporter substrate-binding protein; the protein is MKGKSLFNVFAVLAIFSLALSACGGNGSPEQPAGDGPKVTSAGFECPEPNPRVEVTSTELNLFVWTEYFPQDMLECFELVYGITLNRDEYSSNEEMYAKVSAGGTAYDLVQPTDYIVPLMIRQGLVQELDHAQLPNMKNIDSNWMDQPFDPGNKYSLPYLAGTDAIVVNTATVETIPTSWADLWNPEYAGRMVFIDDSRATIGLTLVTLGYDPNTTNPDELEEAKNKLLELVPNIKLFDSDSPKTALIAGDVDLGMVWTGEAFIANQENPDIQYIYPEEGPVLWQDNWLILKDSSHLDAVYAWLNYTMQGDVFWLTIRDFQYTNPNQAALDYAKANEPDVYNAYADSPITNPPPEVVAKGFGIEDVGEATPLYDNIWVEVKGGN